The sequence TCGTCTGATAAATCTCTTTGAGATCAGAAAGGTCAGTCCTGAGGTCCCTTGTGACGTGATCCGTCGGGATAGAGGCACGCGTCTCACCTGCCTTCCCTGACCTCGGAAGCCCCACATCCCGCTTGGGTCTGGATCGCCAGAAGTAGGACAATGTCGTATGGCCCGATTTATGGATGTGGTAGACGCAAAAGTGCGGCAGGTGCATACCAAGGCATACAGAGAGGCTGAACTGAAGAAGTTTCTGGAGGCTGTCGTTGAGGCCGCCCAGACCGATGCATCAGCGAACCAGGGAGAGGTCAGGTTCGTCACTCCCCCGATGATTGCCGATGGAGCGGTGCACGCGACCGTGCAGATCATCTTTCCGGCGGATCTGGACCTGATGCCGGAAACCATAAATGTCTCCATGTCCGAGTCCGAGCATGAGGGAGCACACCTGCTGCAGGCAGCGGAAGTGCCCGTGACGGCCATTCACAGCGCGGATGAAGGTGCGCACGTCCTGTTCGCGGCTGTCATGCCTAAGCCGGACTGAACTTTAGGACCCAGCGGCGCTGCTGCACAGAGCAAGACTCATGCTGCAGGGCCGATCAAACAGCAAAGTCCAGCTGTTTGCTGGGTAGAAGGGTAGGGTTGGCCGTGTTGGTCAGAAGGGCTTTTGACGTGCGCAGCTTGCCCAGTGCGCTCTGGTGTGTTGTTCCGTTCCCGGCAGGGAGGGACGCCCGCGACGGGGTGGGGTCCAGGACGCCTTTTTTGAACCGGCGGCGGCAGCGTCTCGATGCTGGCCGGTATTCGTGTGCCCCATGGTCCTGCCAGGCATGCCCTAACCCCCCGGGTGACTTCCATTGCTTTTGTGGTGCTTTTTGCATAGGCAATCGCACGGAAACAATCTCGTAAGTCGCGTCCCTCCACAAGACAATCTGCAATCTTCGGGGCCCCGGTGGGCTAGGCTGCAGGCAATGATCGGTGTGCCTTCCTTGTGCACGGGGCACGCATGACACGTGCACCCCGTCGCTCCCCACGCGCCAAAGCCGCGGCTCTTCCTGTGGAAACTGTCGAAGACCCGCGCCCCACCCCGCTGGCTGAAGAGTTACCGGTCACCGAGGAACCCAGCCCAGAGGACCTTCTCGAGGAAGAGATCCCGGATATAAACCCCGATACGGACGACCTTGAAGCCGAGGTGGCGGAGAAGGACGAGCCGTTCGAATTTGATATTGCGGACCTTCCGGCTACGGTCACGATGGACCCGGTGCGGCAGTACCTGCAGGAAATCGGGCGGGTGCCTCTGCTGACGGTGGCTGAGGAGATTGAGCTTGCCCGGCGCATGGAAACCGGACAGGACGCCTTGAAGCGTCTGGGCGACGAGCTTGATCTCGACGAGCGTCAGCGTCGATTGCTGCAGCGGACCGTGGAAGACGGTGAGCAGGCCAAGCAGCAGCTGATCGAGGCGAACCTCCGCCTGGTGGTCAGCATTGCCAAGAAGTATGCCAACCGCGGCATGAGCCTGCTGGACCTGATTCAGGAAGGCAACAGCGGCCTGATCCGTGGTGCGGAAAAATTCGAGTACCGGCGTGGCTTCAAGTTTTCCACATACGCCACGTGGTGGATCCGGCAGGCCGTCAACCGGTCGCTGGCGGACCAGTCCCGCAACATCCGGATTCCGGTGCATATGGTTGAGACCATGAACAAGGTCATGCGGACCTCGCGTCAGCTGGGACAGGAACTGGGCCGCGACGCCTCATCGGAAGAAATTGCCGAAGCCATGGGCCCCGGATGGGACAAGGCCAGGGTAGAGGAGACCCTGAGCCTCACGCGGGACACCATCAGTCTGGCGACACCAGTCGGTGACGAGGGCGACTCGTCCTACGGCGATTTCATCCCCGATGACCTCAGGGAGTCGCCGCTGTCGCGCGCCAGCACAGTGTTGATGGGCGAGGAACTTGAGCGGATGCTGGCGCTGCTTGACCCCCGGGAGGCGCTGGTGCTGCGGCTCAGGAAAGGACTCTCCGACGGCCGCGAACACACGCTGGAAGAGGTCGGCAAGCACTTCGGCGTCACGCGCGAGCGTATCCGGCAGATCGAGAACAAGGCCCTGCGCAAAATGAAATACCACCAGAGCCAGCGCCGGAGTCTACGAGACTACCTCGAAGACTGACGGCTTATCCCTGGATCTGCAGGGCTGCGCGGAACGAAGCCAGCGTGAGCTCTCCCTGATGTGCAGCTGCCTCACGGCGCTGCAGCGAAGCTGATTTGCCTGTCATTTCCGGAAAGCGGCACACCTGTTACATAGTGAATTCCAAAACAATGCACATGCTTGCACCTGCTTATAAAAGAAGAACGCAAACGTACAATAGCCCGGTGAAGAAAATCTGCCTGTTTTTAGCCCTTGCTGGGGCGTCGTGCGCCAGTGCCCAGAGCGACGGATTGTATGCACCTGAACCGCCTGCCGACTCGGCCTATGTCCGGATCGTGAACGTGACTGGAGCACTGGCCACAGCGCGGATCGGCAACAAAAGCTATTCGGTGAAAAACGCTGCGTCCAGCCCATACCTGGTGATTCCCCAGGGGAGTCCCAAGCTCTCTGCCGGCCGCACCAGCCAGACACTGAATGTCGCGGCCGGGCATTACTACACTGTTGCGCTGACCGGCACCGCGAGCGCCCCCAAGATTGTCGTGTTCGACGATCCGACCAACACGAACCGGGCCAAAGCCCTGATCGTGCTGTACAACCTGAGCAGCCGTCCGGGAGTGAACCTGAAGACGGCTGACGGAAAAACAGCGGTCATTCCGGGAGTCGTGGCCAGCCGCCTGGGCAGCCGGGCCGTCAACGGCATCAAGATCAGTCTGGCTGCCTTTCAGGGAACCAGGCCCCTCGCGACATTCAAAGACGTCCAGCTGGAGCGGAGCGCCGCCTATTCGGTGGTCGTGACCAACAAGGGAGCCTTCTGGACCCGGAGCACCACAAGCACCAGATAGGGAGTTTTTTGTGGTCTTCAGCAGCAATGTGTTCCTGTTCGTGTTCCTGCCCCTGTTCCTGATCGTCTACTACCTGTTGCCGTTCCGGGCGCGCAGTGCCTGGATTCTGCTGGCCAGTTATGGACTGTACGGCTGGTGGCGGTTCGACTTCCTGTGGCTGCTGATCGGCGTGACTGCCGTGAGTTATCTTCTGGCGCTCGCGATCGAATCGGCGCGGCAGCCGCATCGGCGCTGGCTGCTGATCGCAGGCGTGGCGGCCAACCTTTGTACCCTGGCGTATTTCAAGTATGCCAACTTCGGCGTGGAAAGCTTCAACGCGGTCATCGCCTCGCTCGGCTTCCAGCCGTTCAGCTGGGCTCCGGTACTGCTGCCGATCGGCCTGTCCTTTTTCGTCTTCCACGCCATCTCATACCTGGCAGACGTCTACAAGAAGGAAGTCGCCGCGACCCAGCATCCCCTGGACTTCGCGGCCTTTATCGCGCTGTTTCCCCACCTGATCGCCGGCCCGGTCCTCAAATACCATCTGCTGGCCGATCAGTTCCGCCACCGCGACCATACCTTCGAGAATTTCAGCCTGGGTGCGCAGCGCTTCATGGTGGGCTTTTGCAAGAAAGTGCTGATCGCCGACAGCATCAGCCCGCTGGTGACGGCCGCTTTCGCGTCGCCAGACCCCACATTTGCTGACGCGTGGCTGGGTGCGCTGGCGTACACGCTGCAGCTGTACTTCGACTTCTCGGGCTACAGCGACATGGCCATCGGTCTGGCCGCCATGATGGGCTTCCGCTTTCCTGAAAATTTCAACCACCCCTATATCAGCCGGTCCATCACGGAATTCTGGAAACGTTGGCACATGAGCCTGTCGTCGTGGCTGCGCGAATACCTGTATATCGCCCTCGGGGGAAACCGCCGGGGGCGGGGACGGACCTACCTCAACCTGTGGCTGACCATGGTCCTTGGAGGCCTGTGGCATGGTGCCAACTGGACCTTCGTCCTGTGGGGGGCGTGGCATGGCAGCATCCTGGCCACCGAACGCTACCTCGGCGAGCGCAAGCTCTGGAGCCCGGTGGCTCCGGTCCTCAGCATCACGGGGACCATGGTGCTGGTGGTGCTGGGCTGGGTCATGTTCCGGGCCGCGGACGTCGGCGAAGCCTTCCGTATCTACCAGGGCATGCTGGGCCTGAACGGCTGGGGCCTGAGTGACGCCCTGTCATGGCAGGTAACCGGCAGCCAGCTGACTGTGATGATGCTGGCCGGGGTGCTGGTGTACGTGGCGCCGTCCTGGGAACAGTGGGCGGCCAGGACCCGTGCCACCGTCGGGCAGCGGCTGCAGACTACCGCCTACCTTGCCGTGGCTCCGCTGTTCCTGCTGGCGGTCCTCAAGCTGAGTGCGCAGTCCTACACCCCGTTTCTGTACTTTCAGTTCTGAGGAGACGACATGACTGAATTTGCCAACGATCAGCTTGTCTCCGGTCCTTCCCCCGCCCGGCCACGCCTGAGGTCCTGGCCCGGGGTGTTCCTGCTGGTCACGATGGCCCTCGGAGCGGGGCTGACCCTCGCCCCCCGTGAAGCGCGCATGCTGCCGGAAGGCCAGAACGTCGTCCAGGGGGAGTGGGCTCAGGCCTTTGAGAAGAACCTGGATGCAAACACCCTCTTCCGGCAGACCGGAGTGGACCTCTGGGGACTGGTCAACTATGCGTTATTCAGGGAGGGCCGCCCAGGCGTCGTGATCGGGGAGGACGGCTGGCTGTTCACCACCGAGGAATTCCAGTACGTCCCTGATGAAGCCGCCGAGACGCAGAGGAAATTGTCGTACATCAAGGAAGTTCAGGCGCGGCTGCAGGCTTCCGGAGCGCAGCTTGTGGTGGCGGTGGTACCGGCCAAGGCCAGGATTTACGAGGAGTATCTGGGGCGCTACCAGCTGCCGTCGTACACCCGCAACCGTTACACCACCTTCGTGTCGGCCCTGCAGCGGGAAGGAGTGCCCGTCACCGACCTGCTGCCAGCCTTGCAGTCGGCAAAACAGCGCGGCGCCGTGTTTCTGCGGACCGATACCCATTGGACCCCTTTCGGCGCTGAAGTGGCTGCCACTGCGATTGCCCGCACTGCCGCGTCCCTGAACCCTGAGTTACCGCAGACCGAATTTCAGACCACTGACGCGGGACGCACCAGCCATGCTGGCGATCTGCTCAACTACGTCCCGCTGGGTCCCCTGCAAGACCGCATTGGCCCCAGGCCTGACACGCTGGTTCGCCGCACGACCCAGCAGACCCGGGCAGGCAGTGGGGAGGCCCTGCTGGCAGACGACAGCCAGGAGAGCGATTTGCTTGGAGGCGACGCCATTCCCGTGGTGCTGGTCGGAACCAGTTACAGCGCCAGTGAGAACTGGAACTTTTCCGGAGCGCTCAAGCAGGCCCTGCAGAGTGACGTGCTGAATGTGGCCCGCGAAGGCAAGGGCCCAATACTCCCCATGACCGGATACCTGGCCGGTCAGGAACTGGCTGAAAGTCCGCCGGAACTCGTCGTCTGGGAAATTCCGGAACGGTTCATCCCCGTAAGCTACGATCCCAAGGCAGACAGCCCGAATCCCCATACCCCCTGAATGCTCAGAGAGGAGCCCGCCGTGTTCCGAGATCAAGGAAGTCGTCTGTCCAGCATGCTTATGCTTGGTGCCCTCCTGTCCTTCCCACGCCAACGAGGTGATCGTAGGCAAAAGTGGCTGGCTCTACTACACCTACGACACCACCGAGTCGCTGGACATCGGGGTTTCGCTGAACCTGATCCGTGGGGTCGAGCGTGCCCTGGCAAGAAATGGAACGCGTCTGGTCGTGCTGGTCACCTCCATGAAGGCGCGCATCTATCCGGAATACCTGCCGGCAGGCTTCAAGATTCCTCAGGCTGTCGGTGCAAGGTACAGCCGCACGATCAAGTTCATGCGGGCGAACAGAATCCTGGCGCCTGACCTGAGTGCCGCGTTCCGCAGCAGCCCGCGCCGGGTGGCTGATATTCCGCTGTATTTCCGGCAGGACACCCACTGGTCTCCCAAGGGTGGAACTGAGGCCGCCCGCACTCTGGCTGCCTATTTGGGCACGCAACCGTCCCTGCTTAAGGGCGTTCCAGGCGTGAACTATGCGTTGGTCGAAACAAAGCCAGGGCCTATGAAGGGAGACCTGTACAAGCTGCTGCTTGCGCAGGGCAAGACCGTCCCGGTCGCCGACAAGCACTATGGCCTGGAACTGACCCGCGCCACAGGCTCTGCGGATCTGCTGGGAGACGAAGCTCCGGGCATCGCCCTGGTCGGGAGCAGCTACTCGGCACAGTGGCTGGGGTTCCCCAATGCCCTGAGGTTCGCCCTGAAAAAAGACGTCTTCGACCTGTCGGTTCCCGCAGACCGTGGGCAGTGGCACGGGCTCGAGACCTACCTGCACGATGACGCTTTCCAGACCTCACGTCCAAAAATCCTGATCTGGGAAATGCTGGAGCGGGACCTCACGTCCTATCCGGATGCCAAATGGAAGCAGCCACGTTACCGGAGCAACAACACCGAGTGGCTCGTGCGCTCAGTTCAGCGGGGCTAGGGAAGGGCAGCAATTCGGTGACCGTGAACAGGGCGTCTACGGGTCCGAATGACTTTGTCGAATACCGCTTCAGCCGACCAGTCCAAAACCTCGATTATCTGTCAGCCAGCCTGAAGAACGCGGGATCGGCTCAGGTGACGGTCCAGGCGCTGGGCTCGGGTATCAGTCGCAAGCTCAGTGTTCCTACGGCGAACAACACGGGCCTGCGTCCGGTCAAGGTCGCCCTGCATTCCGCTTCGGCCAAGCCGTTTACCGCCGTGCGGATCTATCCGGGCAAGACCACCAGCTTCGCGCTGCAGGATCTCAAGGTCTGTCGCCTGCCGCAATCGGTGCTCAGTCCTTGGAACACACCGCAGCAGCCCGGGGGCCAGTGAGGCCCCCGTTGTTATTTCTTCCCCGCTCACCCAGAAGGGCGGACCGAAACGCATGGACTTGTCTGTTGTGGCCGCCATAACTGAGGGCAGTCCCGGAGCGCAGGCCTGACTGACCCTGCGCCCGGCATCCTCCATATGCTTCTGTCTGCAGTCCTCGCCTATTCCGGCTGGCGGGCACGGACCTCCCGGACGTCCTGTGGCAACCAGCCCCGGACGTGGACAAACTGCGAGTAGTGGGCCAGCGGTGATCCAGGCAGCACGGCGCCCACCTGATCGGGCAGGGAAGTGCGCAACTGGCGCACCTGTGCCTGCTGTAGGGGCCATGGCTCATGCTCCACGTCTGCCCGCCACAGCCTCTGCCCCCAGCCCACCGTGAACAGGGCGCGCCGCTCGGTCAGCCAGTGCTCCAGCGTCCCTGCCTGTGCAGGGCGGGCGGGGCCGACCGGCCTGTACTGAAGCTTGCAGCTCAGAGTGCGGTTGCTGCTGCGCACGCTCCGGAATTCCAGCCAATCCGTCTCTGACTGCAGGGACACATCGGCCTGGTGATAAGGCAATTGATACCCCACCCGGGCTCCCAGGACGGCAAGCGCCTGACCCGCGTCCAGGCTGAAGGTCCAGATGGCCGGGATTCCACCCGCCTGAACGTAGGTCCGCAGATTGACCTGCCCGAACTTCAGGCCGAGTGGCGCTCCACGGGGCCGGAAGTTTGTGACCTGAAAGGCAACGATGGACAGCCAGGCCTGACCATCCCACAGGTCGAGTTCGACGCTGGCCGGCAGGTGTGGTGCCAGCACCAAGGCTGGCACCGGCCAGTGCAGGAACACGAGATCTTGCCAGTCCATCTGCATTACCCACGGAAGCGTCATGCCTGTATTTGCACACGCCATGTCCACCGTTCACCTCAGAACTTTGTAAATGGGACTTCATCCCATTTCACGCTAGAGGCGGGCCAGGCTTCCATGACTATGCAGGGAAGAAAGCTGCCGGACAGCAGAGCGCGGCCCCGGAACGTGTCCACCGGGGATCCGCCTCTGACCCGGCCGACCCAGGCCTTAATGTCTTCACCCAAGGCAGGGACTGGGCCACAAGTGTCTTCAGACAGATTGGGAAGGGAACCATTTGGTCCTGGCGCAGTCGGACTAGCCTCAGGCGCAGTAGACCCCTGCAATACCCTGGATATTTATCTCCTGCGCTTTTCCGCACGTCCGTGCCCCCAAGAGGTGACTCCATGAAGCCGGTATCCCTGACGCTCCGCACCACGGCCCTCGTTCTGTCTGGTCTTGCTGCCGCCTGCTCGGCACAGTCAAATCAATCAGGGGCCAATCAGCCGGGCGTCAGTCAGTCAGCGCCCAGGCCGTCTGCGCTGGCTGCAGCCGTTAGGGCCGTGGCGATCCCGGTCACGGATCAACCACGTTCCCTTGACCCACTGATCCGGCGGGCTGGTCAGGCCAGCTTTGTGCTGCTTGGGGAGGCTTCCCACGGCACATACGAGTTCTATCGCACGCGCGCAGCGATCACGCAGCGCCTGATCTCCGAGCATGGGTTCGATGCGGTGGTCATCGAAGGAGACTGGCCAGAGACCCAGCGTGTCAACCGTTTCGTCAGGACCCAGGGCGCGGACCGGACACCTGAGCAGGCCCTCTCGGGCTTCCAGCGCTTTCCGACCTGGATGTGGCGAAACACGGTGGTGCGTGACTTCGTGGGCTGGCTGAGAACAACCAACGCCACCCGCAAGAATGACAGCAAGGTGGGCTTTTATGGCATGGACCTGTACAGCCTGGCAGGTTCGCGGCAGGAGGTCATTAGGGCACTGACAACACTGGACCCGGCCCTTGCGGCGCGGACCCGGACCCGGTACGCCTGTCTGGCAGCGATCGACCCCAGCATGCAGGACACCTCTGTCCCCGCAGCCACGGGCGGTCCGGAGGCCTGCGAGCGCAACGTCACCGCTGTCTTTGATGATGTGCGCCGCCTGACGGCGGAACGCCGCCGACAGGCAGGTGCGGCCACCGAGGCGCTGTTTGGCCTGGAACAGAATGCCCGGGTGGTCAAGAATGCCGTGGCCTACGAACGCACGGCCATGGACATGTTCAGTGGAGCGTCCTCCTGGAACGTTCGCGATCAGCACATGTTCGAGACCGTGCAGGCCATTCGGTCGCACCTGGGCGCCGACGCCAGGATAGTGATCTGGGCGCACAACTCCCACCTGGGTGACGCCCGCGCCACCGAAATGGGCCGGCGTGGCGAACTGAACGTGGGCCAGCTGATCCGGCAGCGCTACGGCCCGGCGGCCCTGCTGGTGGGCTTTACGACCCACACCGGGACGGTCATGGCGGCCACCGAGTGGGGCGCACCTGGCCGAGTCATGCAGGTCCGGCCCTCTCTGGAAGGCAGTTACGAGCGTCTGTTCCACGATACCGGGATTCCCAACTTTCTGCTCGATCTGAGCCGTGGCCCTCAGGGCCTGCAGCAGGAGCGCCTGGAGCGGGCCATCGGCGTCCAGTATCTGCCGGCCAGCGAGCGCAGCAGTCACTATTTCCAGACCAACCTGCCCAGGCAGTTCGACATGGTGCTGCACTTCGATACCACCCGGGCCCTGCAACCCCTGACCCCCGCTCCCCGCTAGGGGCCCGCCCGGCTCCCGGATCCGCCAGATGTTTTTATTCAGGAACGTCTGGCGGATAGTCTGTCAGCACGACCCGGACCGTCCCGGCGCCCTGTACCCCCTGGAGCGCGGCTGCTGACCAGGCCCGGGGAACACTCAGGTTGACGAGACTGGCTTTGCCCAGGCGCCCGGCCACACGGCTCAGGGCATCAGCCAGGGCGTCATCCGGTGAGCGTCCTGTTCCCACGACATCACCTAGTCGGAGGCTCAGCGTGGCGTGGATCTGGCCCGGTACGCCCTTCCGGGGACCGTAGGTCACTGCCAGGGCCTGAACCTCCAGTGGTCCGGTGGATCCAGGAAGGCGCCAGGGTGTATGGAGTTCCAGCGGAAGGTCAGCGTCTGCTGCCCGGGCCAGGACGTGCATGTCCTGCGCTGCATTGGGCAGGCCCGCGCCATCTGGTTCCAGGTCATCGCGAAGGGCTGATTCTGCGGCCCGGGCAATGCGGTGAATCTCCTGGTGGTGGCGGTTG comes from Deinococcus malanensis and encodes:
- a CDS encoding sigma-70 family RNA polymerase sigma factor — protein: MTRAPRRSPRAKAAALPVETVEDPRPTPLAEELPVTEEPSPEDLLEEEIPDINPDTDDLEAEVAEKDEPFEFDIADLPATVTMDPVRQYLQEIGRVPLLTVAEEIELARRMETGQDALKRLGDELDLDERQRRLLQRTVEDGEQAKQQLIEANLRLVVSIAKKYANRGMSLLDLIQEGNSGLIRGAEKFEYRRGFKFSTYATWWIRQAVNRSLADQSRNIRIPVHMVETMNKVMRTSRQLGQELGRDASSEEIAEAMGPGWDKARVEETLSLTRDTISLATPVGDEGDSSYGDFIPDDLRESPLSRASTVLMGEELERMLALLDPREALVLRLRKGLSDGREHTLEEVGKHFGVTRERIRQIENKALRKMKYHQSQRRSLRDYLED
- a CDS encoding alginate O-acetyltransferase AlgF → MKKICLFLALAGASCASAQSDGLYAPEPPADSAYVRIVNVTGALATARIGNKSYSVKNAASSPYLVIPQGSPKLSAGRTSQTLNVAAGHYYTVALTGTASAPKIVVFDDPTNTNRAKALIVLYNLSSRPGVNLKTADGKTAVIPGVVASRLGSRAVNGIKISLAAFQGTRPLATFKDVQLERSAAYSVVVTNKGAFWTRSTTSTR
- a CDS encoding MBOAT family O-acyltransferase is translated as MVFSSNVFLFVFLPLFLIVYYLLPFRARSAWILLASYGLYGWWRFDFLWLLIGVTAVSYLLALAIESARQPHRRWLLIAGVAANLCTLAYFKYANFGVESFNAVIASLGFQPFSWAPVLLPIGLSFFVFHAISYLADVYKKEVAATQHPLDFAAFIALFPHLIAGPVLKYHLLADQFRHRDHTFENFSLGAQRFMVGFCKKVLIADSISPLVTAAFASPDPTFADAWLGALAYTLQLYFDFSGYSDMAIGLAAMMGFRFPENFNHPYISRSITEFWKRWHMSLSSWLREYLYIALGGNRRGRGRTYLNLWLTMVLGGLWHGANWTFVLWGAWHGSILATERYLGERKLWSPVAPVLSITGTMVLVVLGWVMFRAADVGEAFRIYQGMLGLNGWGLSDALSWQVTGSQLTVMMLAGVLVYVAPSWEQWAARTRATVGQRLQTTAYLAVAPLFLLAVLKLSAQSYTPFLYFQF
- a CDS encoding alginate O-acetyltransferase translates to MTEFANDQLVSGPSPARPRLRSWPGVFLLVTMALGAGLTLAPREARMLPEGQNVVQGEWAQAFEKNLDANTLFRQTGVDLWGLVNYALFREGRPGVVIGEDGWLFTTEEFQYVPDEAAETQRKLSYIKEVQARLQASGAQLVVAVVPAKARIYEEYLGRYQLPSYTRNRYTTFVSALQREGVPVTDLLPALQSAKQRGAVFLRTDTHWTPFGAEVAATAIARTAASLNPELPQTEFQTTDAGRTSHAGDLLNYVPLGPLQDRIGPRPDTLVRRTTQQTRAGSGEALLADDSQESDLLGGDAIPVVLVGTSYSASENWNFSGALKQALQSDVLNVAREGKGPILPMTGYLAGQELAESPPELVVWEIPERFIPVSYDPKADSPNPHTP
- a CDS encoding alginate O-acetyltransferase AlgX-related protein; the protein is MPSCPSHANEVIVGKSGWLYYTYDTTESLDIGVSLNLIRGVERALARNGTRLVVLVTSMKARIYPEYLPAGFKIPQAVGARYSRTIKFMRANRILAPDLSAAFRSSPRRVADIPLYFRQDTHWSPKGGTEAARTLAAYLGTQPSLLKGVPGVNYALVETKPGPMKGDLYKLLLAQGKTVPVADKHYGLELTRATGSADLLGDEAPGIALVGSSYSAQWLGFPNALRFALKKDVFDLSVPADRGQWHGLETYLHDDAFQTSRPKILIWEMLERDLTSYPDAKWKQPRYRSNNTEWLVRSVQRG
- a CDS encoding YqjF family protein, translated to MTLPWVMQMDWQDLVFLHWPVPALVLAPHLPASVELDLWDGQAWLSIVAFQVTNFRPRGAPLGLKFGQVNLRTYVQAGGIPAIWTFSLDAGQALAVLGARVGYQLPYHQADVSLQSETDWLEFRSVRSSNRTLSCKLQYRPVGPARPAQAGTLEHWLTERRALFTVGWGQRLWRADVEHEPWPLQQAQVRQLRTSLPDQVGAVLPGSPLAHYSQFVHVRGWLPQDVREVRARQPE
- a CDS encoding erythromycin esterase family protein, producing MKPVSLTLRTTALVLSGLAAACSAQSNQSGANQPGVSQSAPRPSALAAAVRAVAIPVTDQPRSLDPLIRRAGQASFVLLGEASHGTYEFYRTRAAITQRLISEHGFDAVVIEGDWPETQRVNRFVRTQGADRTPEQALSGFQRFPTWMWRNTVVRDFVGWLRTTNATRKNDSKVGFYGMDLYSLAGSRQEVIRALTTLDPALAARTRTRYACLAAIDPSMQDTSVPAATGGPEACERNVTAVFDDVRRLTAERRRQAGAATEALFGLEQNARVVKNAVAYERTAMDMFSGASSWNVRDQHMFETVQAIRSHLGADARIVIWAHNSHLGDARATEMGRRGELNVGQLIRQRYGPAALLVGFTTHTGTVMAATEWGAPGRVMQVRPSLEGSYERLFHDTGIPNFLLDLSRGPQGLQQERLERAIGVQYLPASERSSHYFQTNLPRQFDMVLHFDTTRALQPLTPAPR